AGTTAAGTCTATTCAAACAGCGATTTTATCAGTAGATGTTTCCCAAGGCAATACTACCGCCAGTCAATGGTTAGAAAGGGGAAATCAACTGTGGCGGTTAGGTCGTTATCCAGAAGCAATACAGGCTTTTGACGCAGCAATTAAGCAAAAACCAAAGTTTATTCACCTAGCTTATTATGGTAAGGGTTTGGCATTATTTGAGAGTGGAGAATATCCCGAAGCTATAACTGCATTACAGCAAGCGGTGAAATCTCAACCTGATTTTGTTCCTGCTTGGAATTATTTAAGTGTAGTTTATCGAAAATCAAACCAACTGGATAAAGCCTTAGCAGCCATAGATAAAGCCATTCAACTCCAGCCCAATAATCCTAATTTGTATAATGAGAAGTGGGGAGTTTTAAGTAATTTAAAAAGATATAGAGAAGCAGCAGCAGCGATAAATAAAGCCATTGAATTCAGTCCCCGTGCAGGATTTTACTACAACCGGGGAATTGTCCGTGATGATTTAGGAGATAAGCCAGGAGCAATAGATGATTACACCCAAGCTATCAAGTTTAATCCTAACTATGCCGATGCCTACTACAACCGGGGAATTGTCCGTGATGATTTAGGAGATAAGCCAGGAGCAATAGATGATTACACCCAAGCTATCAAGATTAATCCTAACTTAGCCCTAGCCTACTACAACCGGGGAATTGTCCGTTATGAATTAGGAGATAAGCCAGGAGCAATAGCAGATTTCAACCTAGCTATCAAGATTAATCCTAACTATGCCCTAGCCTACAACAACCGGGGAGTTGTCCGTAATGATTTAGGAGATAAGCCAGGAGCAATAGATGATTACAACCAAGCTATCAAGATTAATCCTAACTTAGCCCAAGCCTACTACAACCGGGGAATTGTCCGTGATGAATTAGGAGATAAGCCAGGAGCAATAGATGATTACAACCAAGCTATCAAGATTAATCCTAACTATGCCAACGCATACACCAACCGGGGAGTTGTTTATTATGAACTTGGTGACAAACAAAAAGCCAGAGAAGACCTGCAACGAGCAGCGCAATTGTTCAAGGCTCAAGGGAATACTGCCTTTTCTGAAAAAATAATGGGTTTATTAAAAGGGTTGTAGGGAGTTTCTTTGGTGATGTTAATCCCTCGTTCCCTGGCTCTGCCGGGGAATGCCCACAGGAGGCTCTGCCTCCATTATATTCACTGTATTTGAGGCAGAGCCTCAAACTCCCATTCCCAGCCGGAGTCTGGGAACGAGTTCAGGATTAACAGGATGTGATTGTTAGATTTTCCCTCGTTCCCTGGCTCTACTGGGGAATGCTCACGGGAGGCTTTGGATGATAACAATAATATTTTGTCAGAATCAGGATGTCCAGGATTTAAGGATTAACAGGATGTGATTTTTTGATTGTCTATGAACCATTGAGATTTGAGGATGAAAAATCATCTTCACATTATAAAATGAATTAGATCCCCGACTTCTTAAAGAAGTCGGGGATCTGTCACCTCACGACTAAGATCAATTTATCAATTATGTTTAATTCTGCAAATTTAATTGTTTTACCAAATGCACCAATTCCGGTAAAATCAACTTTTCCATCCCCAGTCGTACAGCATTACTAGAACCAGGAAGAGAAAAAATGATTTTGCTTTGATAAACGCCGGCGACAGCACGAGAAGCCATAGCGCGAGAACCAATTTCTTGATAACTTAAAAACCGAAATAATTCCCCAAATCCGGGTAAAGTCTTTTCTAATAGCTTTTCTAAAGCATCATAAGTAGTATCCCTGGGAGCAATTCCCGTTCCTCCATTAAAAATCACAGCATTGATACGAGT
The DNA window shown above is from Anabaena sp. WA102 and carries:
- a CDS encoding MogA/MoaB family molybdenum cofactor biosynthesis protein → MEFQPHPNTQQVSVTCAVITVSDTRSPDTDKSGQLIKELLLADDHTVSLYQIIKDEPKEIQSQMTALGEDTRINAVIFNGGTGIAPRDTTYDALEKLLEKTLPGFGELFRFLSYQEIGSRAMASRAVAGVYQSKIIFSLPGSSNAVRLGMEKLILPELVHLVKQLNLQN